The proteins below are encoded in one region of Metabacillus dongyingensis:
- a CDS encoding HD domain-containing protein translates to MNLTDKAKRFAERAHEGQIRRLDGGPYFTHVENTALTLFKAGFREEVVAAGFLHDAVEDTETSIAQIKDIFGGDVASLVAFNTEDKSLTWEERKQHTIQSASLAGIEEKAILAADKLDNLESLLKENKKHGDDIWRMFNRGKDKQAWYHRSISENLFKNLEPKEIPSFFFVYKRLVKEFFSE, encoded by the coding sequence ATGAATTTAACGGATAAAGCAAAACGTTTTGCAGAGCGAGCACATGAAGGGCAGATCCGCAGGCTAGACGGGGGACCATACTTCACACACGTGGAAAACACTGCGCTTACTCTCTTTAAAGCGGGATTTAGGGAAGAGGTTGTTGCAGCTGGATTTTTGCACGATGCCGTGGAAGATACGGAAACATCAATAGCACAAATCAAAGATATATTTGGCGGGGATGTAGCCTCTCTTGTTGCTTTTAATACCGAGGATAAATCACTGACATGGGAAGAACGGAAGCAGCATACCATTCAGTCAGCAAGTCTTGCGGGCATCGAAGAAAAAGCGATTTTAGCTGCCGATAAGCTGGACAATCTAGAGAGCCTTCTAAAGGAAAACAAAAAGCATGGCGATGATATCTGGAGAATGTTTAACCGGGGAAAAGACAAGCAGGCATGGTATCACCGTTCCATTTCCGAAAATCTTTTTAAGAACCTCGAACCAAAAGAGATCCCGAGTTTTTTCTTTGTTTACAAACGCCTTGTTAAGGAGTTTTTCAGCGAATAA
- a CDS encoding chemotaxis protein: MQQTDILLESGTNELEIVEFTVAGLKFGINVIKVKEIIQLQSMTKVPHAHPNLEGITELRGEVLPVVDAAKALGLAQSQNPQSDKLIVTEFNQQKIIFHVHSVTQIHRISWSLIEKPSMLYQGLESQITGVVKWMGEMILLPDFEKIMVELNPESGIHIDQVKKMGKRERSAKRIVIAEDSPLLRGLLHDTLQEAGFTNLEFFENGKDAYEYLYSLSEEGKKVKEEVKLVITDIEMPQMDGLHLTKRIKENNKLAGLPVIIFSSLITNDLKHKGQKVGADAQVSKPEIAELVNLIDQYIL, translated from the coding sequence ATGCAGCAAACGGATATCTTATTAGAAAGCGGAACAAATGAACTCGAGATCGTCGAATTTACAGTTGCAGGGCTGAAATTTGGCATTAATGTGATAAAAGTAAAAGAAATTATTCAGCTTCAAAGCATGACAAAAGTGCCCCATGCTCATCCAAACTTGGAAGGGATAACTGAGCTTAGGGGAGAAGTACTGCCGGTCGTCGATGCGGCAAAAGCGCTTGGGCTGGCTCAAAGTCAAAATCCACAATCAGATAAGCTGATTGTAACGGAGTTTAATCAGCAAAAAATTATTTTTCATGTTCACAGTGTGACACAGATTCACCGGATTTCATGGAGTTTAATCGAAAAGCCCTCAATGCTTTATCAAGGGCTTGAAAGTCAAATAACCGGTGTAGTGAAATGGATGGGAGAGATGATCCTTCTGCCTGATTTTGAAAAAATCATGGTTGAATTAAATCCGGAATCAGGCATCCATATTGATCAAGTGAAAAAAATGGGCAAACGTGAACGCTCTGCAAAAAGAATTGTGATCGCGGAGGATTCTCCTTTACTGAGGGGGCTCCTCCATGATACCTTGCAAGAGGCAGGCTTTACGAATCTTGAGTTTTTTGAAAATGGGAAAGATGCATATGAATACCTGTATTCACTGTCTGAAGAGGGCAAGAAAGTAAAAGAAGAAGTTAAGCTTGTGATTACGGATATTGAAATGCCGCAAATGGATGGGCTTCATTTAACGAAACGAATAAAAGAAAACAATAAGCTCGCTGGACTGCCAGTCATCATCTTTTCCTCTTTAATCACAAATGACTTGAAGCATAAGGGCCAAAAAGTTGGAGCCGATGCTCAAGTCAGCAAGCCTGAGATTGCTGAACTGGTTAATCTGATTGATCAATACATTCTATAA
- a CDS encoding MFS transporter, with product MKIFENRNFVKLFFAALASQMGTTIGNMAFAFYLLDRFSHQPSFATMAELMYSLPTLFVFFLVGVVADRFDRKKVAENCDWIRAILTVLLFGSLFLNSIPLVFFLLFLRSAVTKFFYPAEASLVQSILNKDQYAQAAGLNQMLFSIFMVFGVGLGALAYKTIGLQGAVAVDFFSFVISAILIRRCKIPMEARLPNGKIKWKDFSIGASFRDFKDGILYIAGNKLLASLIFGFFVFGFVNGAFAILPIFTMKYELSPDNYEKYASYFAISLGIGLLAGSGIGALISSKIKPHHMMIYPIFLSGILIYILGLTDHMGIFLATVFIIGTCIGPINIAIGGWMPKIVHPKLMGRVSGWIDPLMMFAQSITLGLIALLFPKIISNIEYLYYGMATVILLVFLFYALTLPKLSRELEFSQAKRTRLASTRKGQVHIS from the coding sequence ATGAAAATCTTTGAAAACAGAAATTTTGTGAAGCTCTTTTTTGCTGCCTTGGCCTCACAAATGGGCACGACGATCGGAAATATGGCTTTTGCCTTTTATTTGCTTGATCGGTTCAGCCATCAGCCTTCTTTTGCAACCATGGCGGAGCTTATGTATTCCCTGCCGACTTTATTTGTTTTCTTTTTAGTCGGGGTGGTTGCAGACAGATTTGACCGAAAAAAAGTAGCTGAAAATTGTGATTGGATCAGAGCCATTCTTACAGTCCTTCTTTTTGGCTCATTATTCTTGAATTCCATTCCGCTCGTATTTTTCTTATTATTTCTGCGGAGTGCCGTTACCAAGTTTTTCTATCCTGCAGAAGCAAGTCTTGTTCAAAGCATATTAAACAAAGATCAATATGCCCAGGCAGCAGGCCTCAATCAAATGCTGTTCAGTATTTTCATGGTATTTGGTGTGGGACTCGGGGCCCTTGCCTATAAAACAATTGGACTTCAGGGTGCTGTAGCAGTAGATTTTTTCAGTTTTGTGATTTCTGCTATTCTAATCCGCAGATGTAAAATACCAATGGAAGCAAGGCTGCCAAATGGTAAAATAAAATGGAAAGATTTCAGTATTGGGGCCTCGTTCAGAGACTTCAAGGATGGAATTCTTTATATTGCGGGAAATAAGCTATTAGCTTCTCTGATTTTTGGTTTTTTTGTTTTTGGATTTGTAAACGGAGCATTTGCCATTTTGCCGATCTTTACAATGAAGTATGAATTGTCTCCTGATAACTATGAAAAATATGCTTCATACTTTGCGATTTCTCTTGGGATTGGCCTTCTTGCCGGAAGCGGCATCGGGGCATTGATCTCTTCTAAAATTAAACCGCATCATATGATGATTTACCCGATTTTCCTGAGCGGCATCTTGATTTATATATTAGGTTTGACAGATCATATGGGTATTTTTTTAGCTACTGTTTTTATTATTGGGACATGCATTGGCCCTATAAATATAGCAATTGGCGGCTGGATGCCGAAAATTGTGCATCCAAAGCTGATGGGGCGGGTCAGCGGCTGGATAGATCCTCTCATGATGTTCGCACAATCGATTACGCTCGGACTGATTGCCTTGCTTTTCCCGAAGATCATCAGCAATATTGAGTATCTCTATTACGGCATGGCAACAGTTATTCTGCTGGTTTTCCTATTTTACGCACTCACTCTGCCGAAGCTGAGCAGAGAGCTCGAATTTTCTCAAGCTAAAAGAACTCGTCTTGCTTCAACAAGAAAAGGACAGGTTCATATCTCTTAA
- a CDS encoding HD domain-containing phosphohydrolase, which translates to MFSTLVISSLEIGILLFILSISIVCMGLCEWFVFKKHINPIRRVFKNGDLSFEAIENAYSQAHRFPSLSVYRIFGPHLFGLSIPAVLLAAVFIQTELLSLPLYYTLLATAGAVLIAGMHGIIEFFLSSKAVRPLLITLRNKALMLHGADLTSEAKIHISIQQKVLYSAIYIGVFPLLLFTLATQIRFLENPVPLLSEYWSWAIFILIVSVLFAVFGAFLLFKNISEPIEKLQFGMSEVEQGHLSYRNEVYSDEFSKLIAGFNKMIRRLKERDQINSQLLESLYTTLALALDARDQYTAGHSVRVAEYSVLIGREAGLCEASLDTLRKSALLHDIGKIGIRDSILLKEGRLTHEEFEEIKKHPVIGAGILSNVQPGEMMEPLIPGVKYHHERYDGMGYPDGLRGDDIPLFGRIMAVADAYDAMTSDRPYRRGMPAEKALSIIEEGKGTQWDPEFAELFLNVMDCQRESKSG; encoded by the coding sequence ATGTTTTCCACTTTAGTCATTTCTTCTTTAGAAATAGGGATTCTGCTGTTTATACTAAGTATATCCATTGTTTGCATGGGGCTTTGTGAATGGTTTGTATTCAAAAAGCATATAAATCCCATCAGGCGGGTATTTAAAAATGGGGATCTCTCATTTGAAGCCATTGAGAATGCTTACTCTCAAGCACATCGATTTCCATCGCTGTCCGTGTACCGGATTTTCGGACCTCATCTCTTCGGTCTATCCATCCCTGCTGTCCTGCTGGCAGCAGTGTTTATCCAGACGGAGTTGCTTAGCTTGCCGCTTTACTATACGCTTCTCGCAACAGCTGGCGCGGTCCTGATTGCCGGAATGCACGGCATTATTGAGTTTTTCTTATCTTCAAAAGCGGTCAGGCCATTGTTGATCACTCTTCGAAACAAAGCGCTGATGCTTCACGGTGCAGATTTAACATCAGAAGCAAAAATACATATATCTATTCAGCAGAAGGTGCTGTACAGCGCGATTTATATTGGTGTTTTTCCTCTCCTTTTATTTACGCTGGCGACACAAATCCGTTTTCTGGAAAATCCGGTACCTCTTTTATCCGAATATTGGAGCTGGGCGATTTTTATCTTAATCGTATCTGTCTTGTTCGCTGTGTTCGGTGCTTTTTTATTGTTCAAAAATATATCTGAACCGATTGAGAAGCTCCAGTTCGGCATGTCAGAAGTTGAACAAGGACACCTTTCCTATAGAAATGAAGTGTATTCTGATGAATTTTCTAAATTGATAGCAGGCTTTAATAAAATGATCCGCAGGCTTAAGGAAAGAGATCAAATTAACAGTCAGCTATTGGAGAGCCTGTATACAACTCTCGCATTGGCACTTGATGCAAGAGACCAATATACAGCAGGCCATTCAGTCCGCGTTGCAGAGTATTCTGTCTTAATCGGCAGAGAAGCAGGCTTATGCGAAGCAAGCCTGGACACCCTCCGCAAATCCGCCCTTCTTCATGATATTGGCAAAATAGGCATTAGAGACAGCATTCTGCTGAAAGAAGGACGATTAACCCATGAGGAATTCGAAGAAATTAAGAAGCACCCCGTCATAGGTGCAGGCATCTTATCAAATGTTCAGCCCGGTGAAATGATGGAGCCGCTTATCCCCGGTGTTAAGTATCATCATGAACGGTATGACGGCATGGGTTATCCTGATGGGCTTAGGGGTGATGACATTCCTTTATTTGGCAGAATCATGGCCGTTGCAGATGCGTATGATGCCATGACATCTGACCGGCCGTACAGACGCGGCATGCCGGCTGAAAAAGCGCTGTCCATTATCGAAGAAGGAAAAGGAACGCAGTGGGATCCGGAGTTTGCAGAGCTTTTTCTGAATGTAATGGACTGCCAAAGAGAATCAAAATCTGGTTAA
- a CDS encoding RNA degradosome polyphosphate kinase yields MSTLNIDQTLLGNPLYYNNRELSWLAFNKRVLEEAIDERNPLLERLKFLAIFSSNLDEFFMVRVAGLKDQVKAGFSKPENKAGLTPKQQLTQIAEQNHSLVKLQTRTFNELILPALKNEGITFATVSSLSPQQKKIIEKYFDEHIFPVLTPMAVDAYRPFPMLLNKSLNLVIKLEDQNESIEYRMKTAIVQVPAVLERFVSISSAGGHEYVLLEDIIAHYIFKLFHGFDVLSVTPFRITRNADMTIHEEGARDLLKEIEKELKKRKWGAAVRLEVRKDFYDSQMMSYLLEELEIHKGDVYEIDGPLDFTFLFSFYKELSSGFDHLTYETFIPQPPKDLSSDSDIFEVAAAQDLFLHHPYESFEPVIDFVLDAADDPDVLAIKQTLYRVSGGSPVIEALKRAAEKGKQVTVLVELKARFDEENNVQWAKELEKAGCHVIYGMTYLKTHSKITLVVRRKNNRIERFVHLGTGNYNDQTAKIYTDMSLITSNYKYGIDATNFFNYLSGYTEKPEFHHISVAPFNIRSDFLELVDHEINYHKHHGNGRIIAKMNSLTDKVIIMKLYEASNAGVSIDLIVRGTCCLRPGIKGISENIKVRSIVGRFLEHSRIYYFHHNGDGKMYLSSADMMTRNMEKRVEILFPIFDGSIKSRISNLLSIMLTDNVKAREQDSTGNYHYVSRIADEPEIDSQAILAQLSYRVSEDEE; encoded by the coding sequence ATGAGCACATTAAACATCGATCAGACATTGCTTGGTAACCCTCTTTATTACAACAACCGCGAATTGAGCTGGCTTGCTTTTAATAAAAGAGTATTAGAAGAGGCCATTGATGAACGAAATCCCCTGCTTGAACGGCTGAAATTTCTTGCGATTTTCAGCTCCAATCTTGACGAGTTTTTCATGGTGCGGGTCGCGGGACTTAAGGACCAGGTGAAAGCAGGCTTCAGCAAACCCGAAAACAAAGCGGGACTCACCCCTAAGCAGCAGCTGACACAAATTGCCGAACAAAATCACTCGCTTGTGAAGCTTCAAACCCGCACATTCAATGAGTTGATCTTGCCTGCTTTAAAAAATGAAGGCATCACTTTTGCAACGGTCAGCAGTTTATCTCCCCAGCAAAAAAAGATCATAGAGAAGTATTTTGACGAACATATCTTCCCTGTTCTTACTCCAATGGCTGTTGACGCATACCGTCCATTTCCTATGCTTCTGAACAAGAGCCTCAATCTTGTCATAAAACTTGAAGATCAAAACGAATCAATTGAATACCGAATGAAAACTGCTATAGTTCAAGTGCCTGCTGTTTTAGAGCGCTTCGTTTCGATTTCTTCTGCAGGAGGACATGAGTACGTTCTGCTGGAAGATATTATTGCCCATTATATTTTCAAACTTTTTCACGGATTTGACGTTCTTTCAGTCACCCCTTTCAGAATTACACGCAATGCAGATATGACCATACATGAAGAAGGCGCCAGGGATCTCCTTAAGGAAATTGAAAAGGAACTGAAGAAAAGAAAATGGGGAGCAGCCGTACGACTGGAAGTGAGAAAGGATTTCTATGATTCTCAAATGATGTCATATCTTCTTGAAGAATTAGAGATTCATAAAGGCGATGTTTATGAGATTGACGGGCCGCTTGATTTCACTTTTTTATTTAGTTTTTATAAAGAGCTCAGTTCGGGTTTTGATCATCTTACATACGAAACATTCATACCTCAGCCCCCCAAGGATTTATCCTCAGACAGTGATATCTTTGAAGTTGCAGCGGCACAGGATTTATTTTTGCACCATCCTTATGAATCATTCGAGCCTGTTATTGATTTTGTTCTGGATGCGGCAGATGATCCTGATGTTCTGGCCATCAAACAAACTCTCTATAGAGTAAGCGGCGGTTCGCCAGTTATTGAGGCGCTGAAACGGGCAGCGGAAAAAGGAAAGCAGGTGACCGTGCTCGTTGAACTTAAAGCCCGCTTTGATGAAGAGAACAATGTTCAATGGGCAAAAGAACTTGAAAAAGCTGGCTGCCATGTTATTTACGGGATGACATACTTAAAAACACACAGTAAGATCACACTTGTGGTGAGGCGGAAAAATAACCGCATTGAGAGATTTGTCCATTTAGGAACAGGCAATTACAATGACCAGACTGCAAAAATCTACACGGATATGAGTTTAATCACTTCTAATTATAAATACGGAATTGACGCTACCAACTTCTTTAATTATTTGAGCGGTTATACAGAAAAACCGGAATTTCACCATATTTCAGTTGCTCCTTTTAACATTCGAAGCGACTTTTTAGAGCTTGTCGATCATGAAATCAATTATCATAAGCACCATGGAAATGGAAGAATCATTGCTAAAATGAACTCTCTCACAGACAAAGTGATTATCATGAAGCTGTATGAAGCATCAAATGCAGGTGTCAGCATTGACTTGATTGTAAGAGGCACTTGCTGTTTAAGACCAGGCATTAAAGGTATAAGCGAAAATATTAAGGTGAGGAGTATTGTAGGAAGATTTCTCGAGCACAGCAGAATCTATTATTTTCATCATAATGGTGATGGGAAAATGTACCTCTCCTCGGCAGACATGATGACCAGAAATATGGAAAAACGGGTTGAAATTTTATTTCCTATCTTTGACGGCAGCATTAAATCAAGAATTTCAAACCTCTTATCCATCATGCTGACAGACAATGTAAAGGCGCGGGAACAAGATTCTACAGGGAACTACCATTATGTTTCAAGAATAGCAGATGAACCTGAAATAGACAGCCAGGCAATCCTTGCTCAGCTTTCATACAGGGTATCGGAAGACGAAGAATAA
- the ppx gene encoding exopolyphosphatase, whose protein sequence is MIKEKYAIIDIGSNTMRLVIYQRDKSQRLKEVENVKIAARLRNYLNEDSFLKDEGISVLVSALHSFQEVTRHHDLKNVKCVATATIRQSENKEAILKKVQEETDFTIRILSEYEEAYYGFLAVVNSTQINSGITIDIGGGSTEITYFENRKLIQYHSFPFGALSLKKYFVKQEIPTEKELVELKQFLAREFHSLPWLANKELPIIAIGGSARNIVQIHQAMQEYPLAGVHLYEMTHRNLTDVQNFLSTLSLHELQSAEGLSKDRADTIIPAAQVFTVLYEVVRADNFILSRKGLRDGVFYEDLTGGTGSAIFPSVIEESFHELLSDYDIDLHHVQYVTKIALKLYSDLAETGLLSYSDDDILLIRRASFVYNLGQYIDSESSSQHTFYLIANRTIDGLLHKERLQLALIASFKSKSAFKQYGEPYKHWFSKVEQRNMMLLGAIIKLAYSLNATGRDIVKTLKLAEDDERVKCKVICKGNYSPEEYQAEKQKKNLEKILKKNIVFHFQKES, encoded by the coding sequence TTGATTAAAGAAAAATATGCCATTATCGATATTGGTTCTAATACAATGAGGCTCGTCATTTATCAGCGCGATAAAAGTCAGCGTTTAAAAGAAGTTGAGAATGTTAAAATTGCGGCACGGCTCCGTAATTATCTAAATGAAGACTCCTTCTTAAAAGACGAAGGGATCAGCGTTTTAGTTTCAGCTCTTCACAGTTTTCAGGAAGTCACTAGGCATCATGATCTTAAAAATGTAAAATGTGTTGCTACTGCGACAATTAGACAATCAGAAAATAAAGAGGCCATTTTGAAGAAGGTTCAAGAAGAAACAGATTTTACAATCCGCATTCTGTCTGAATATGAGGAAGCCTATTACGGGTTTTTGGCTGTTGTCAATTCCACTCAGATTAACAGCGGGATTACGATTGATATCGGCGGGGGAAGTACAGAGATTACATATTTTGAAAATAGAAAACTCATTCAATATCACAGTTTTCCGTTTGGAGCTCTTTCCCTAAAAAAATATTTTGTGAAGCAGGAGATTCCGACTGAAAAGGAATTGGTTGAGTTAAAGCAGTTCCTCGCAAGGGAATTTCATTCGCTGCCATGGCTCGCAAACAAGGAATTGCCGATTATTGCAATCGGCGGAAGTGCCAGAAACATTGTGCAAATACACCAGGCTATGCAGGAATATCCTCTGGCAGGGGTTCACCTTTATGAAATGACTCATAGGAATCTGACAGATGTCCAGAACTTTTTATCTACTTTGTCTCTTCATGAACTTCAAAGTGCAGAGGGTTTATCAAAAGACCGTGCTGACACGATCATTCCTGCTGCTCAAGTCTTTACAGTTTTGTATGAGGTTGTCCGTGCCGACAATTTCATTTTAAGCAGAAAAGGGCTTAGAGACGGTGTTTTTTATGAGGACTTGACTGGAGGGACTGGATCGGCCATTTTTCCTAGTGTCATTGAGGAAAGCTTTCATGAACTGCTCAGTGATTATGATATTGATCTTCACCATGTCCAGTATGTAACCAAAATTGCTCTTAAACTGTATTCAGACCTTGCTGAAACAGGATTGCTCTCGTACTCGGATGACGATATTCTTTTAATCAGAAGAGCATCGTTTGTCTACAATCTCGGCCAATATATTGATTCAGAATCCAGCAGTCAGCATACTTTTTACTTGATTGCCAACCGGACAATAGATGGCCTTCTCCACAAGGAAAGGCTGCAGCTGGCGCTGATTGCTTCTTTTAAAAGCAAGTCAGCATTTAAACAATATGGAGAGCCTTATAAACACTGGTTCTCTAAAGTGGAGCAGCGGAATATGATGCTGCTGGGTGCGATTATCAAGCTTGCCTACAGCTTAAACGCAACGGGAAGAGATATTGTAAAAACGCTGAAACTTGCTGAAGATGATGAGCGTGTAAAATGCAAAGTCATCTGTAAAGGGAATTATAGTCCTGAGGAATATCAGGCCGAAAAGCAAAAGAAGAATTTAGAAAAGATCTTGAAGAAGAACATTGTGTTTCATTTTCAGAAAGAAAGCTGA
- a CDS encoding L,D-transpeptidase family protein, whose translation MIHLVKPGETLNTIALNYRISPAVLIRANQISDQNVLLAGQPIIIPGLPEPASIPYSISVSVGKRTLTLYRSGQVMKVYPIAVGKILSGTPIGDFVIVNREPNPGGPFGVLWMSLSKIHYGIHGTNDPSSIGKAVSRGCIRMQNRDVLELGSIVPNGTRVIIRPN comes from the coding sequence ATGATCCATCTAGTAAAACCTGGTGAAACACTTAACACAATTGCGCTTAATTACCGGATCAGTCCTGCAGTTCTTATAAGGGCGAACCAGATTTCTGATCAGAACGTACTGCTTGCCGGCCAGCCTATTATCATCCCGGGTCTGCCTGAGCCTGCTTCAATACCCTACTCGATTTCAGTATCAGTTGGAAAGAGGACGCTGACTCTTTATCGCAGCGGACAAGTAATGAAAGTTTATCCGATTGCTGTCGGAAAAATATTGAGCGGCACACCCATCGGTGATTTTGTCATAGTAAACCGCGAACCGAACCCAGGCGGCCCCTTCGGCGTGCTCTGGATGAGTTTGTCTAAAATTCATTACGGGATTCACGGCACAAATGATCCAAGCTCCATCGGCAAAGCAGTCTCAAGGGGATGCATACGGATGCAAAACAGAGATGTTCTTGAACTCGGCTCGATTGTTCCTAATGGTACTAGAGTTATCATACGTCCCAATTAA
- a CDS encoding YkyB family protein, with protein MDDHNRNQPLKPTTENIAKAIYIVNRHAKTAPDPKFLYTLKKRALHKLLTEGRAKKEGLHFSNNPKNSKQQSDVLVSAGEYYFHMPPTKDDFENLPHLGSLNQTYRNPKIHLPLAKAKALLQQYVGIKEISPTGSSPKKPSPTYKKPVFKRLGESY; from the coding sequence ATGGACGATCATAATCGAAACCAGCCATTGAAGCCGACAACTGAAAATATTGCAAAAGCGATTTATATTGTTAACCGCCATGCAAAAACAGCTCCGGATCCTAAATTTTTATATACTCTTAAAAAACGTGCACTTCATAAACTTCTTACTGAGGGAAGAGCAAAAAAGGAAGGTCTTCACTTTTCCAATAATCCCAAAAACAGCAAACAGCAATCAGATGTACTTGTCTCTGCAGGAGAATATTATTTCCATATGCCTCCCACAAAAGATGACTTCGAAAACCTCCCACATCTTGGTTCACTGAATCAAACGTACCGGAACCCAAAAATACATTTACCTTTAGCAAAAGCTAAAGCGCTGCTGCAGCAATATGTCGGCATAAAGGAAATTTCGCCAACTGGATCATCTCCTAAAAAACCTTCTCCTACATATAAAAAACCTGTTTTTAAACGTTTGGGCGAAAGCTATTGA